TAACCTATAGAGAGCTTTTGTCAAGGATTACTTGCGTCATAGCCTGCCCGTTTGTGGATCCTTAAGGAGTGCAGCCCCAATCTTTCCCAACATTTAGGTGTGCAGATAGTTCCCCAGGAGATGAGGTGCAATTTCTTCTGGCTCATATTATGACCCCAAAAGAAAGCTTTGAACATTCACTCCAATTCAGTAAGAACCGCACAAGGAACCGGAACATTGGACCAAAGATAGACATACGTAGAATTCAAGATGGATAGAATCTGAGTAAAGCGCCCGACTTGCGATAGATGCTTCCATTTCCAGCCTTCCAATATGCTGCTAACTCTGCTAAACAGTGGATTGAAGTCTTGCTGAGTAAGTTTACTACTAGAAACAGGGACCCCGAGATAGGACTACCGACCATCATTCAACTGAATCTCTAAAAGATTGACAATGTACTGTTTAGTCCGAACATTAATCCTACTGCTAAATCGGATCATGGATTTGCTGGTGTTGACCCACTGACCAGATTGCAAGCAATAGTCCATAACTGCTTTCTTCAGGGTTCTGGCGTTCCTTTTGGTAGCCTTCGCAATTAAAAGAAGATCATCAGCGAACATCAAATGGAAAATAATGGGTCCATGCCGTTTTGGTTGAAATCCTTTCAAAGTACCAGCCTCCACACAGCAATGCAGGGAGCGAGATAACATATCAAAACAAAAGATGAAGAGAAACGGAGTCAGGGGGCATCCCTATCGAACACCACCAGCAGAATGAAACCATGGAGAAGGCCTTCCATTAATCAGCACAGAGAACCTTGGGTTTAGGACATAGGCCATGATCCAGCATATGAACCGCCGATAAAATCCGTAGTGATATAAAACAGCTTCAAGGTACCTCCACGATAGCCTATCATAAGCTTTTTCCATGTCTGCTTTCACAACCATGAGAGAGTTAGTGCCAGATGCCGATTCCATGgagtgaaaaattttttgtgcaagCATAATGTTATCAGAAATATTGCGGGCTGGCACAAAAGCACCTTGCTCCAAAGAAATTAGGTTGGGGAGCAGAGATTTCATCCTGTTAATAAGAATCTTGGCTACCCATTTGTACACCGTGTTATAGAGACGAATCGGCCTATAGTCTTTGACCTCCCGTGGATTAGGAATTTTGGGGATAAGAACTAAATGGGTGTCCTTCAAGTCCATTGGCATAGAACCAGAGTCAAACACTTCATGGATAGCAGCCAAGACATCATTCCTCGTGATAGGCCAGAAGTGCTTGTAGAGCAATGGTCGAAAACCAGAGGGCCCTGGTGCCCGATCAGAGAGGAGTAGAGATAAAGTTGCGAGGATCTCATCTCAGTAATTAGTTTCACCATGTGTAGCTGTTGGGGGGACGTAATGGGCGTCGAGATTGGAGGGAGATCAACAAAGGGAGGATTACCATGATTGTTTCGATGGGAAGCGAAGTAGTTTGTAATAGTATTGGCAATCTCCGAGTCTGTGTTCACCTCACCATCCTGTGTCATTAAGGAAGAGAAGATCTTATTCCTTCTGCGCCGAATAACAGTAGTCTGATGGAAGAATGCAGTGTTAAGATCCCCCTCCTTCAACCATCTGATTTTGGATTTTTGCCGCCAATAGATCTCTTATAACTTAAGCACTCGTTGGTATTCAGAAACGTTGGTGATGCTGTAACAGCAAATTGGTGCCCCCACTCTGAATGTCCTCCTCTTGTTTTTCCTGCATTTGTGTTTCCAATCATTTCACTTTGTCAAACAGATTACCAACATATCCTTGTTCCATTTAGACAATGCCTGTTTGGTGTTTTGGAATAATAGAACTCCATGAGACGCACCAGACGGTCCACGCCAAGCTCGCCTGACCACTTGCTGGATCTCTTCAATTGATAGCCAGAATTTGTGAAACCTGAAAGGTGATCGATGGATGTGAGAAGGTTGAGAAGAGACTTGAAGTAACAGAGGGCAATGGTCCGCAGGTGAGTCACAGTGGAATCAGAAAAACAGTTGATCCATTCGTCATTAGAAAGAGCTCTGTCTAATCTCTCCCAAACCCGAGCATGTTCGAACCTGTAGTTACACCAGGCGAAGGCACTTTCCACTGAATCCCAGATCGATCAGAGCAGAAGAATTTACAAAGTTTCTAAATTCTCTAACTTTAATATCAGCATTAAATCTACGGTCGTCTCGCTTCTCGGTGCTGTCGGTAATAACGTTGAAGTCACCAATCAGCAACATGGGGTATCCAAGTCCATCCCAGCGGCAGCCATCTCCCAAAAGAAGCGGTGCTCGCAATAATCTGTGCTGGCGTAAACCACCCCAAGAAGCCATGGTTGCACTCTAGGGGCAGACACCACTCCCACAGCCAGCTGCCGAATAGAACTGTCAAACTGAACATGGTCAAAATTACGGTGCCAGAGGATGATGATTCCTCCTGATAAACCGATTGATGGAATAGAAGAAATCTGCCACTGGTTGCCAACACTAAGATGAAATTTCTGAATAGAATCTCCAGAGAGACGAGTCTTTAAAACACAAATTATATCAGGCTGATGTTTACGGACAAGATCATGAAAGTTGTTTAACAAGGAGGGCTTGGCAGCACCTCTGCCATTCCAAACAATAATGTTCATGGGGTAAGCAAAGAAGCGGAGGGAGAACCAGGGACCTGAGCCTCTCCTATCTCTCGTGACCTCGGCACATCCTGACAACCCACCTTCTCCAAAGAGGAAGCTCCCGCAGCACCAGCAGCCCAGCACATAGAGCACCCAGAAGATGGGAGGAAGACTGAGGTTCTGCCCATCACTCGAAGAACAAGAAGGAGAGAGACTGCCATCtccatcatcaggatcagacagcAACTGAGGTAATAATAGAGGTACAGAAGTGGCTGTCTGCAGTTGGAGATCCATAAGAGAAGAGGGTTCGGATCGTAGGAGGATAGAAGATTCAGGGTTCGGAGCTTGAGTGAGTCTGCGTTCTCTCATATTATCCTATGATTTTGGCTTAACCACGTGGCACTGACACGAGAGTAACAGGATCTTGGGCTCCGGTTATGGAGGAGAGGGACTATCGGGTGTGGATGCAGAGTTCAttacctaaataattttttttaaaaaaattatttattaaaataatatattttttaatttgtttataAAAATAATGTAAATCTATAAAATgctatttgaaatgatattttatagtctCCACGTCACCGCTCTCTCTACTCCACGTGgaccataaaaataaataaataaataaaatcgcCATTTGAAATGGTATGTTTTCAAAAAAGTCATTTCAAATAGCGactttaattatttacttaaaaaaataattaaaaaaaattataattttaaatttataaaaaaataaaaattttgattttgattcaaataaaaatcatcatttcaaattacttttttcatttcaaattatttttttttaaaaatattttaaaaaaatgagtataaataaataaaaaaattataattataattttaaattttaaaaaaataaaaattttaattttaattcaaataaaaatcaccgtttcaaattagtatcctcatttcaaattaatttttttaaaaaaatattcaaaaaaaatacatcaaaaaaattaaaaaataaaaaaatcataaaaaaaataaaaaaatcaaaaaaaaataaaaattctaattctaatttcttaaaaaaataaaaattttaaatttaattcaaataaaaatcaccatttcaaattagtatccctattttaaattaatttttttaaaaaaatatccaaaattcaaaaaataccttaaaaaaattaaaaaaattaaaaacaacataaaaaaattgaaaaaaaaagaattatatttctaaatttaaaaaaaataaaaattttaattttaattcaaataaaacacatcatttcaaattactttccccatttcaaattaatttttttaaaaaatatctcaaaaaaagaaaaaatatctaaaaaaataaaaaaataccataaaaataaaaaaataaaaaaattttaattttaattttaaattataaaaaaaattataatttttatttgaattcaaaaaaatcactatttcaaattactttcttcatttcaaattaattttattaataaaatattctaaaaaaaagaaaaagtacctcaaaaaaattaaaaaaaattaaaaaagccataaaaaaatataaaaatataaaaaaaattaaaattttaaatttaaaaaaaataaaaattttaattttgagacaGATGAGACACATGAGACTTTGCATATCCATGTAtaaaaagcataatatccgatcacttgaaatgacatttttaaaaataagcttaaatataaaaaaataaaaaaatataaattttaaattttaaaaaaataaaaaaaataaaaaattataattataattataattttaaattttttaaaaaataaaaattttaaatttaattaaaataaattttaattaaaaaagaggaaatgaaataaaaattttatttttaattcaaataaattttaaaaaaataaaaaaataaaaaatcaatccgtATCATCCTCGTACCGACTTATAGCAGTCCAAACCGCATCGCACCGAGCGGTTGATAAAAGTACCATAATGTACGGAAATCTTATCGATCTATACTGGCCCATACCGCACCGTAGTAGCTGTTCGTgcccgtaccagatcgagatgtatCAGTGCAGTCCGTTTCATCTCATTTATCAAAAAATCAGTTTGAACTTTGCTGGTTCCCCACCGACTTATCtgatttagtttatttttagatattttaaaaaatataattaaattatctgatatattattattatttgcgttataatttctatagccattttagcataactttttctcccctaatgttctgagacacataaGAGTATGTATATCcatgtccacaaagcataatatccgatcatttgaaattaaataatataaaataaaattaataattaataatataaaatagaataaaaatatcaattgtacaaaaaatagtacaataaaagtttcaaaaatactaagtacaaatctaaaaaatattaagtcccaCAAAGATGTCGTGGTGCTCAtgatcgcttggaccttctcaggaaggtcttcAATGACTGCTCCTGCTCCTatatctgctgtgatggctcctcatCTATATCAatggaggtctgctggtcatactgctcagaaataactgatgctgtcgaatcatctacggactgagcgacctcctcaaccctctcatctgaatacatggatgggcctgaaaaaaaagtgtcatactcatgtggccaactggtacccgatgatgtcatctgagggatgtaggaagaagaaggtgctgccatctgtagatcaaaaggtggtggcattTGTGCAGTGTCTAGTGATGATATCTGCGGAATATACGGTGATGgtatatgtggaacatatggtgacgacGTATATCTCATATTTGAtgcatcggctgctccataccaagacgcacagctatatgggtcaacaccaatcgccactaaTGTTCTAAAACTTGTTCTCCCTATCTcatgcagtatccgaatccgttcgtcctcatcagtcatagataaaacacgacgagcgtccaacacaagatccgacatagaatcagtctatataataaaaataaaattagcaatatattataaaatataaaataaaaataaaatacaaacaacataaactatttttcaatcttaattattagaagtaaagacattgatataaaatataattttcgtagtcttaccaaaagacgcacagcagaactctcgccctcgtatccgaaaactgcatatcgaggctgtccaatgactcgcactgtaatacGAAAAAATCAAGCCATATAGTCCttggtatatgaacggcctctcaaaatgagATCACTATGAACAatatgatctcgacgtgcatctcaaatatcgatgtactctgcatgtctaatacgtcagtcaatacgagctctccctcatcgatcaatacgatgaagtttctggctggtatcaaactgctctgtgATGCCCTGAATTGACCAAACTATCGTAGGACACGATCgagaagatgccactctaccacattaaaataaataagtggcaccctagcagtccatatatcCTGTCCAACTGTATATATCTgtggcaatatagccaatatctcatgtaTATatagctcccacaaaaactgacagagttaaaataaaaaaaattagtaagctaaaattttaatagattatgaatactataacataatatttataaataaataaaatttactcatctatgtgtatcaactaatgtatccagctggcacctataaacccgtgccactctcatTGATATATAATGAATGTTGAATACAACGTTCCATCTAATTGGCAGTCTACTCacgttaaataaatttttttggatttaaaacagtactaaatttcaaataaatgaagcaaaatttttatacctatatcccaatggtccgttTAGTCTGAATGGAATATCAGGGTCATGCTGCTTTGGTGGCATCTTGAGCAATTATCGCCGTAATGGACTAATAGTCGACATCCTCTCCCATatccaaatctgcaaattttaaaaaaaatcatacctgatatatcaaatcaaagctataatattaaatttttaaaaatattaaaaatataaattttaattcacatacctgtagtaatacaagataaccatcaatctcacTCTGGTCAGTATAAGAACTCTGGTATATAGCCTTGTACAGGCAAGTTAGTActacactgccccaactgagcctACGAACGaactctaaatcctctaataatgacaAAAATACCAACTTCATCTTGTTCaatgaagtatcaggtaatagAACACCACCAAGtaatcgcagcacctgacccctgacATActactgcaccatctcctctggtgcatcatcctcaatgtgaaaatatcgataatgatcatccaaacactctatcctaagtcatgaatgatcgaaaaactggATGTCAGGCTTAAACCCTAACAATTGTAAGcataaagcctgccactccggaataataagcgtgggatcaactttGGTAACTAAATCGCCATCAACCGATAGTCCGATAagaatgctgacatcctgtaacgtGATGGTCGCCTCATCGAATGGAAGATGAAACGTGTGTGTCTctagacgccatctctcaagcaaggcagtaataagaccaacgtctatCTGTATGCAACCAATCCGATACACTCCATAGAATCCAAGATATCGCAAATAATCCACCACTCTAAGTGGGATATGCTCTGTCCTcaagaagtcagcatcggatcgtcgtagtcaaggtgtctgggctcctgcaataagatataataattagatgatgtatatgatttaaaaaaaaatattaataataagagtaggattggaatgcttacgccgtcatctaaaatagtctatgactgatggtgctcctgcaatgtaagaatactcatGTCTTGAGGGCCTGGATACCGCAGATCATAAGCCATAGCAcgttaatgaatctaaaataatgatattatcccaAGTGTGTTAgagcatgaaaaatatgatagccattcattttatgaaaaatatattttaaatataatattatcatataatacaacttaaacacacaaTACAGTTCATCTTCGGATAGAAAGTAATATTAAAATTACAATCTCACATAAATACATAAAACATCCcacataaatacataaaataatattgaaaatacatcttcggagtctttaatttctttcgctgcttgaagttgaagtatccTAAGATAACAGCgacgatcatgaccctgttccttaTAAATGTCACAGTGATTCTTACTTCttgtttgcctatcatccatttcATCTcgcagtcttgttgactttggtctgcCTTTCTGTTTGGatctcaaatgatgatgatcaggaatacatttgaatatatgtgtatgtatccaataatcttcatgtggtaatggattaaacttgtcactccaagcattcatatatgctgtaattgtatatataTCATCCACAAATCTACTAAAATGTACAATAATTTTTTGGCACACAGCTAAAACGtgggaacatggatatttgtacatgctccacttttcacaaaaatatttttttcaattaaagtaatagtatgaaaattttctccacTTCGTAATCCTGCACTTGGTCTCCTCGTAAGtacttcatatatgcctctttgaaggttgaatgctgttactcggtgctagttagctttaacttgatcttcagcaatcttaattgcaatatgaggagtgaaaagattatttggattctcttgtacatatctcaaggcttgggcatgcctcgtattaaagtatttcacaagatggtaaaatatcatttaaacacaagctgtaattgatacatttctagctcctcataaaatactattaaaaatcttctacaaatttgtagttaagacaccatagcgcaggctgtcatcatgtgccaacatccacttctccttttctaactcagataaccagctccaagcctcttcattcactattctaatcctacccatgataaagttaaacttacgaacttgatgagtgctttctgcttgccatactgctcttttcagctacacatttttaaaatgagtgttgaaattactgcagatatatcTTAAACAATATCGATGATAGCCACGTggcggactccatccaatagactcatctgcgatggcatttaatatacctggatgtctgtcagaaattaagcatattctatttctatctttgacgatatatattctgagctggaaaagaaatcaactccaacttgcagtcatctcctcatccataattgcatatgctaatgaaaatatcccattTTCTGCATCAATTtttattgcaattaacatcttacctttaaacttttcatacaagtgcgtgccatcaatgctgattacaagaCGGCAGTTCCTAAAATCCTGAATGGATGGTTtgaaagcccaaaaaatataatttaaaactcggacattggaattcgcagtttgaaaaaaattttatgaaataactGTACCAAAATTTGTATGTTGAAGTGCAGTCATATAATAGGGTAATTTAGtataagacggctcccattctccataaatatcaaccaatgccttctgctttccataCCATGCTTTCCtatatgacactgtatattgaaattgattattaacggttgccacaatagcttcaactctaacactgagatctttctcaacaatatatcGAACTaatgtgccaatcatccttccactgacatgtttgtggtctcgactcaatcccgtaaacaaacaagtgtgaggaccctcatatcttgtgatttgaaaatatccatatttttttaacaatgcagc
The DNA window shown above is from Elaeis guineensis isolate ETL-2024a chromosome 8, EG11, whole genome shotgun sequence and carries:
- the LOC140851167 gene encoding uncharacterized protein, with amino-acid sequence MDLQLQTATSVPLLLPQLLSDPDDGDGSLSPSCSSSDGQNLSLPPIFWVLYVLGCWCCGSFLFGEGGLSGCAEVTRDRRGSGPWFSLRFFAYPMNIIVWNGRGAAKPSLLNNFHDLVRKHQPDIICVLKTRLSGDSIQKFHLSVGNQWQISSIPSIGLSGGIIILWHRNFDHVQFDSSIRQLAVGVVSAPRVQPWLLGVVYASTDYCEHRFFWEMAAAGMDLDTPLESAFAWCNYRFEHARVWERLDRALSNDEWINCFSDSTVTHLRTIALCYFKSLLNLLTSIDHLSGFTNSGYQLKRSSKWSGELGVDRLVRLMEFYYSKTPNRHCLNGTRICWKNKRRTFRVGAPICCYSITNVSEYQRTTVIRRRRNKIFSSLMTQDGEVNTDSEIANTITNYFASHRNNHGPSGFRPLLYKHFWPITRNDVLAAIHEVFDSGSMPMDLKDTHLVLIPKIPNPREVKDYRPIRLYNTVYKWVAKILINRMKSLLPNLISLEQGAFVPARNISDNIMLAQKIFHSMESASGTNSLMVVKADMEKAYDRLSWRYLEAVLYHYGFYRRFICWIMAYVLNPRFSVLINGRPSPWFHSAGGVR